Genomic segment of Xenopus laevis strain J_2021 chromosome 4S, Xenopus_laevis_v10.1, whole genome shotgun sequence:
atggcATGGCATATTAGTATGATATAAATCAGTGCATTCATTTGACAGCTTCATTCCATTGCTAGTCTGCTTTTGCAGCAATAATCTATTGATGTGTAACcttgaaataaattaaaactaATCTGGAGTAACAATAACGTGTTTCGTGTTAATCCTTCCTATTTATTGTGACCAAAACAATATTTCAGTTCTGTCATGCCTTAGCAATtggaaaatgtatcaactagttatGTGCCAAAGCCTTTCAAAACAGAGATACTAGTTTGTGTCCATTTCTAGCGGAACAGGGAAACTGTTATTCACAGTCTAAGAATAGCCATAGAATTAAATGCTActcttatttataaagtgccagtgctgAACAGATTGGTACTCATGGTACACAACTGTTTCCAGTACAAACATGGCAGTCGAAGAACCCATTTGCTGCAGACAAGCATTTCTTATGCTCTTGAATGGGTAAAAGCTCTGTCTATTGCTGTTATTGCTTCTGATAGGTATAGCTTGGAAAGCAGACTTCCACTTCCCCAACGGGATACCTGCACATTCCTACAATTGAAATGCAAAGAAATGCATTTTGCTGGCCACAGTTACCCTTGAAAGAACTAAGAAGAATTAAAGAATGTCCCTGTGCCACAAGCATAAGAAGTACAAAAACAACACAACCGAAAATATGGGACAACATTTGCTGCCCAGGGATGTCCCACACAATAACTTTTCTCGGGCAAAAATAATTTTCCCCTGCAGCTAAAATGCTGCAAAATCtattaaacaacaaataaaaattcaTCCTACCTCCTTTGAGTCTTGAAGGGGAGAAGAGAAATGTACTGGAGCAATATAATGGAAAAAGGCTCCACTGTTAATAATTTACTTTATCTTTAAAACCCACCAATCACTAACTGCTTTGCCCCAAGGCTCAGTTTAATAGCTTGTGAGTATTTGCAAACTATAATTgctttcaaattagattttttccttATGTGTTTAAAACaagataatttattttattaaatggggGTCCTCACCCCAtatcaaattattaataaatgtaaattaatcaGTGGGTGTAAAGGTCAGCCAGGAGGGCTGCAAACTAGGAAGGGTCTGTAACTGGTAAGTACCTGACTGCAAGTATGCAGACCTCGGTGCACAACATTTCACATGTAGTGGCTAACATATTTATTCAGAAATTGTAAGATAAATGGATTTTAAAGTACTGTTGTTTAACTTTGAGCTCTCTGTGGCCCAGAATTATCCAATATTTAAGCTATCATCATATAAATCATAGCTTCTTTTATAAAATGATCTGTCACAATGTCTTGAGtggcaaaaaaaatagtttaacttactttttaaatagcaaatttatgaaagaggttgttcacctttagtatggcatagagagggatattcattttctattatttgtggttttgaagtTAATTTCGGTTTTCCAGTTTGCtttttttcagcaatctggttgctagagtttgAATtgcccttgcaaccatgcattgatttaaataagagactgggatacagtatgaataggagagtggaTGTGCACAGTAAAACAATACAAGAAAAAATTGCATGCATTTAAACGTTATTCACATGTCCCTCTAACTGATACCTTGCATCAAATTGACAGTTAATTGCGCCTTTTTTTGCATCATGTACAAGATTTCACATTTCTGCTGGCCAAGAAATGTCTGTGAGCCCTGTACAAACTGGTAGTATGAAGCAAGATGCAagtataaaagaatatatattaatgCAAGAACGAAcgaaaaacgattaaatcctttgaatcgtagcccataggctaacattgactttggtaggttttaggtggcaaactaggggttcaaagttttttttaaagagacagtacttcgactatcgaatggtcgaatagtcgaatgatttttagtttgattcgaagtcgtagtcaaaggtcgaagtagccaattcgatggttgaagtagccaaaaaaaaaccattcgaaattcaaagttttatttttctattccttcactcaaactaagtaaatgggccccataatgtactgttgtgccaAACTGTtaaaactgtttgcttcagaaactctactctactactgctgtgtagccatggaggcagccattcaaactgaaaaaagaagaaaaggcacaggatacacagcagatagcagataagctctgtagcattcaatgggattcttcagaacttatctgttatctattgtattgtgtgcttgaatggctgccccatggctacacagcagcttgttaatctaaactatagctgtgtttctgaaacaaacacactagtgcagtgcaacactacataatattgccattcctttaagacactttaagtttttggcgttactgttccttgcgtttataaatgagcttttAGGACTTGCCATTTCATGGTTATTTAATTTGTGAGGATATTTTTGTGCTATAAAATTGCATTGCTTTCAGTCCCTGATATGTAAACTGAAGATGGCTCAAGTAGCAGGAGTTAAAAGGAAAACCTCAATTAGTAATTTGCTGGAACACTGGGCTCAGAGCCTAACTATAGCCTGGGCTCAATTCCCAGATCTGTGTCACCTTGGGCAAATGACTTTACCTCTCTCTGAATAGTGCAGCAAATTATGTTATAGATTCTACTGGGTAGAAACTTACTAGGACACAGAAAATTTGTGCAGCATTAAGCACATTGGAGGGAGGGTACACCATGTGCACATTCATGCAGACAAAATAAGTATACGGTTTCATAAATGTTACCACAAACACAAAATTCCAGTTCCACTCACTTGTAAATATTATGCACTGGGTTAAAGGTATAAagtcaaaaaagtcaaaatttaaaaTCCCCCTTTGCCCTTGGGGAACCGATATAAGCCTTTTTCTAAttgcaatcaattattttttattagcagtttTCGTTTGTGCTTCAGTTTAAAGTTGAGCGCAGTCTgttcccccacatacctgctcttTCAGCTGCGAGCAAAACCTTCACAGCCCGTGGCCGTCTCTGCTGTTCGAGCACCCATCTCTTCTGCTGTTCCCGCCTGCATACATTATGCACCTCACTTTGTAATAATCAGTGAGTACCTATTGTCACATTGAATTTTCTAGCACAGGTATATACAATTGGAAAAGTCTAGGTGAACTAGGTTTATTATAAGGTAGGTCTAGACTGGGATtcataataggccctggcatttcaagtacacaaaggcacAAACAATACCCACAGGCCCAATAGATAGTGATTGTCTGTGGTTTCTTAGTACAGACccctggtatttgccagaacccacagattgtagGTTTGTGTTTGATATAAGTATCCAATATTTATGTAGATGATCAGTTTATAGCAATATGTGCCCAAAACATGGTGACATCAAATTGAGGAATTACCCTTGCACTTGAATGAGCAACTGCATATCATATAAATACCCTGTGATGGGatataaactaaaaaaacaaataaaaaaatcagacttttaaaaaaatcacaaatttttcagaatttattaaacccggaggatggaaaagtcaaaatcagaaaatccagcatctcagacctgtcgatgttgcatatgagtcccaaagattttttgatgtgcgctgggtttcatgcaatactttcaggcaaaaaacataagaaatctagaaaaatctgagttttcgggtgaaaaatatgaaaaaatcttgaaaatctgttgttttttttccgcaaagcaaattttttgggaactcgtaataataaataagcatgaaaaacgcgagcagatttgatcagagtttgcagcagaaaatgttgagataaaattggactttgataaataacccctttttgtagaagacaggaagcaaGACGTCGTGGCGAGTGGGAAGCTTTAACTAAATTGTTGCAGGATCTATGAAGGTATCAGGCTAAATAAATTGAGTTacaccaaaacaaaaacaaaatcaatacagctagagagaaaatataaataattgtgaTTGTCTCAAATTTACCTTTATATCTATTGCAAAGTGCACTCAATGTTCTTGTATACATTTACTAGTTGGGTTAGGTAGCCATTTACACATGGTTGCTGTCATTGAAACAATTTTCTTATGTGAGGATATGGTTTTGGAAGATAGCATGGGAGGAAGAGCTTAGTGATGGAGTTGGTTGTTgtgcctagagcagtgatccccaaccagtagcttgtgagcaacatgttgctccccaaccccttcgatgttgctcccagtggcctcaaagcaggttcttatatttgaattcctggcttggaggtaaattttggttgcataaaaaacaggtgtactgtaaatagagcctcctgtacctgccagtacacataggggctaccaatagccaatcatagcccttatttggcaccacccaggaacatttttggtgcttgtgttgctccccaactttttttatatttgaatgtggttcacgggggagaaaggttggggacccttggccTAGAGTAAACATTCCAAATACACCACTATACAGTACATTACCACTCATACAAAGCAGAATCCTAATGTCTGTGTAGCTGCTTGTTCTACCTGCAAGCTTTAACAAAGGGGAAAGTACTGCATGCTGTGATTGCGGGTCACTTCGTTTCATGATGTATGTAGGTTCACCAAGTCAATTCCTATAAATCAGCCCATTAAAAAGTGCAGGTTTTAATGGCAAGTCAATGATACTTGGCTAAAATGTAAACATGTGCATagaaaatttttcattttcagtaatATGACCACTCTGGGGACAATAGTGTGGGCTGTTGCTGTTGCCGCCACAGGAATCAATTACCTTAACAGTCCAGGCATTTGGTTGACCAAAGATTTGGTTTACCCAAAACATTAATTGGAGTGGTTCACTGAGCAACTTTAcaatttctataattttttttcagtggtttatgGAATAGTAACAGTTTTAGCCAGTTTTACAACGCTAGGCAGACTTTCAGCTCAAATGCTCTTTGAAGGCCCATAGTGTCAGTTGTTTATACAGGTTCAATGCACTAGGTCCCTGTATTCAGGTAACCCTTGGGTGCTGTctctcagttgagccaaaagTCTTCTACACTTATGGGTGGTACGAATGCTAAATTTGCAAGCAGTAAAATAGTAAATAGTTTATTATAAAATCTTTatgtaaacaaaatgtaaatccATTGATAACAATTAAGGAAAGTGCAATTACAATTCAAAAATGTTATTAGCCTGCAGAATAATTTTATACAGAAGTCCTTATGTGCATGTGATTTCCAATACATGGAAAATTAGGATGCATGTACGAGCCTGCGCACATATTTTCAAGTTTTAACACAGAAGTagatgaaaatcttttttttttttgtcagatcGAACCGATTTCATATCTGGATGTTATACGTGGGCAGGAAGCAGTCGCTTCACAAAGTTTTTCATTTGCCACACACCATCAAAATTACAAGTCCATTCCAAAGCCAAAGTCCTTATTCGGCTTTCGAGCCCAGCTTATTAAGGCATTAAATAGAAATGAAAACATGAAAGTTATAGATCAGTATATATTCCATGTAGATCTTCATTTCATAAAGAAAATCCTGATATCTTTCAGTTCTGAAGGGCTGCATGTGGCCCTTTCAAAGGTTTTCAGAGCACTGATAAATCATGGCACGATTTGGACTTCTGCTTGAATGccatctttttgttatttttggctACAATCTTCCCAAGGAATCGTTTGGCTTTTTTCCCAATGCTTTCTCTCCTTTTGCTACTAGCCATCCGTCTGGCGTTGTCCTCTTTGCTATCTTTGCGAAGTCTGACCTGACGCACTATTCCTTCAAAAAGGTCTTTGACATTGTGGTGAAGGGATGCTGACGTTTCTATGAATTTACAGTCAAACACAACGGCACAAGCACGTCCCTCTGAAACGGGAAAAAGggtcaattaaaaatatgcatttagTAGATCGGCATGACATTGTACTTTAGTATCAGTGCATCCTTGCATTATTAGATACAtcccttatttttttattctgctgtTCTTACTGTGCTATATAATATCTCTATAAGTGATGATAACATCCATTATTTGGTCAGTAACattgtacagtgtatatattcAGTGTATATACAGACAAATAATATGTGACAAAAGATGAACTGGGCTCATAGATAAGCAGCATGTACTATATGCAGTATatctattattatttgtattatttgctcTGGTGAAACAGTAGCAATGATAACCTATGTGttcatatatatagtgaataaagtaccccctcttgtaaaatataaggatattataattataattatatgtttttatacaggtcatggaactccgaggtaacttctaatatcctcatattttgcaactgggggtactttatttattataatacacaagtttcagtgagtcatgtgacagaaatgacatcagaactcaccgtttataactgatgacatcagaactcactgtttataaggatataatttacaagatattcatagcttttgtgtattataggctGTTATATCTATAATTTATTGCATAACAAATTCAGTTTTTAGTATATCATTTTGGATTTACCTTCTACTGATACTTCTCGTGATCGGACCAAGTCGCTTTTGTTGCCAACGAGAATTATAGGAATATCCTCTGATTGTCTTGCTCTTCTTAACTGTATTCTGAGCTCAGAAGCCTTTTCAAAACTTGTTTTGTCCGTAACAGAATAAACAATAACATAAGCATCTCCCATCTTCATGCACTGGTTATGCAGCCAGTGATTGTCATCCTGCAACACAACAAAATATAAGCATCTTGCTCGACTCTGGCAATAAAACAGGGGTGTGAACTACAGTACATTCTGTTGCTGCTGAAAGCTCCTAGCCTAGAACCCAACTGGTCATCATAAGGTTCTCCAAAATCTATGGACAAGTTATAGCTGAAAATCACAGTTGTCCCTTATTCTAGAATGGCTCAATCCTGATTCATATTTATATGAATCTATTGTATCtgaaattggttaaaaaaaatgttgctgtttatgCATATGGATACTTTAATTTGCTGGTGCTGGGTAGCAGTGTTACTTGTAACATACAAAACCTTTCAAACTTGTCATTATAGTGAAATATGACATACCTGTTCCCATATGTCAAATACTAAAAGACAGGCTTCTTCCCCATCCACCACTATAGATCTGTCATATGTATTTCCTGGAACAAAACAGAGAACAAGAAATAAATTTACAGACTTGCATTCATCAGTGTATATGTGATCATGTTATGTTTACATTGTAATAGCATATACAGTAACTGAATATGAAACCCATTAAGGAGCAGTTTAGTACATATTAGTCTAAATTATCACAATTTAGTACATATTAGTCTGTATATCAGTCTATCTCTCCATCCGCTCTCCATCCATTTTCTCAGTAATATTCTCACCTGCTTCCTCTACATCATGTAAATCCTCCACACCCCCAAAGATCCTGGCCAGGCTAGACTTTCCTACTCCGTGTTCACCGAGCAGGATAACTTTGTACACATGATCCTCAGAGTCACTGCCAGAGGAGATGACAGAGTCAGAGGAATCCGATGCCCAGCTCTCTCTGTGTTCATCTGAAGGGTTGTACGAGGGGCAGCGGACCAAGCTAGATAGTTGAGATGCTGGGGTTTTGCCATGCAATTCCTTATCATCCACGGGCATGCTTCTCCTGTGCAACTGCTGATGCATAGTGAATGGCATGCTGCCTCTCCTCTTTTCCAGGCTCTTAAATCGGTCACTTCTGTTGAGGGTCATTTCTAACTGTTGGAGAAACCAAGCAGACACAAGACCTTATTAGTCAGCCTGAACTGACACATCTCCAAGGCTTGAAAAGTGATAATCCTAAAACCACATGATTAAAAGCTTTCTTAATGTATTGCAGACAGGAATTTACACTCTCATTTTAACCCCTTTTTCAACTTTCCATCAGAAACATTACACTTAGGAACCTAGAGAACTGCAGTACTGTGCCATTTTCATTGCTTCATTATTTTACCCTTGACTCATGCGatggtgggaattgtagttctgggAGATTCTCGTTATATTGAATCTATATGAATCTTTATGGTTTTAACTCAGTGAGATATTTTATTGTGTACTGCTGTGTGAGATGATGTTGAACAAATCATCACAAGAAGCAGCTAGATGGTTGTCCATTATGGACACAAAGAGATTAGAGCTAATGATTTATAAAAAGTTATGTTATAATGGTTTCAGTAAGTTCTGCAGTGAAGCCAATCAAtgatagtataataataataattgtgcagTGTGGATACTCCTGTATCTACTTTACAGCACTTTGGCACCAGCAGTGAAATGGTGTAAATCAGCCAAGCTCAGTCCAATccataaatatctaaaaactcaCGCACTGGTTTGCAAAGCTTATCATCCATCAGATCTATTTATTAACCTTTCAGGATAGTAGAGACTGGGAAAAGGACAGttaaatgaaaaagtaaattcCTGACACGGGTCACGGAATATTgatcccatatacagtatgtagccaGTTAGCAGGTTGTTGTATCCCCATGAGGGTACAGCTGTCGGCATGTCTTCACAAACATCAGTGCAGAATTACACAGCAAGGAAAGGAGCAGAAGCACATGATGACTTACTTGGTAGAAGTGCTCAGCTGTTGAAATATCCTCTCAGTGAAACAAGTGTATATTCCTTGCAGCAGTTGCTTAGTTTATGGCTTTGGCTATGTCCCCGTCAGGAGTAATTCCCTTCTGTTCATCTCACACACAGCCTCGCTATTTAAGTGTTCCCTGGGCTAACACAGCATGTGACATCAGCATCGGCTCAGCTTATGGGAACCCAGGATCCTCCCTGCTTCCATATCTGGTGCAGGCTGTGACATCATCGTGGATAGCTGCTTAGTCAGTATATTGTAAATGGAAGCTCATAAGACCCTATTGTCTTTGATGTGAGTCAATACCCCCCCCCAGCAAAGCAGAGAGGGGAGTTGTGAATGAACTAGTGCAAGGATTGGCAACAGACACCCTCCACTGTGAAACTGATGGTGTCAAGTTACAATAAAAAGACagcagtgtgtgtgggggggggaagcTATTTCTTTCTTTGTGTTTCAGAAGTACAATACAGAGGCAACTAGAGGACAGATCTCCCCTCTGAGGAAGGACAGGTAAGGACGTCATGCTTTACTGACATCTCCCTGTTGCAATGGCAGCAGCTTCCCAGTAGAATCAGGTAGGTAATTCAGCACCTACATCTTACATCCCAACTCCACAGTTCAACTGGCTCCCTAATGCATGGATTTCTCATTTGGATGCCCCTAGACCAGACATTCCCCCTACCCACTCTGCCCCCCTCGCCCACAAACCTGTGTGCATCTGCCTAACATTCACCCCATTCCTCCAGCTGCCCCACCTACCACTGGTATGGGTGCCACTTGTTCTAGCTGGTACCACCCAATGCCTAGGCCAGTATAACAAATTTACTAGCAATGTACTTGGTGATCAATTTGTAAGCCCTAATTGTTTGGCCCCCAGCCTGCCTCTGACCCACCCCAATGGCATCTCTTTACTTCTGCTGTATGCCCCCAAACCTTTTCTACTCACTTAATTTTCACCCAGTTAGTCTAGCCCACCCCTGCAATGTCACAATTCTGCCCCGCAACCTCATGACTCTGTATATTCTTGGAACCACCCACGGCTTTCATCATTGTCCAGTATGAGCCAGAAGAAAGGTGGCAATCTTAAACTCTGCCCAGAGACTGCTCAACTCCCCTGCTTTTAATTATACCCCTTACCAGGACACCATCACCGAGGTACAGAGGGTTCCCATGGCAGAAGGGGCCTATTCCTCCGATTCAGGAGTAAAATTCGAGCTTTGTTTAGTAAATGGGGTAAATGGTGTGACCAGGGCAAATTAGGAGAGTCACCATGCCACCACTGGCAATTCTTTTTTAAACTCCAAGCCCACTCAAATATCTCCTATCAAGATTAAGTGCTTTAAATCCTTTCAGGGGAGCAGTTCATTGGGTGTGATCCAGGCATGAGTCTGTATGTATCAAAAagccacacatttttttaatctctCACTGTTTAAGCAGACACACCAGTCCTTTATATCCGAAGCCACTACAGGAGAGTGAGACCAGGTTCAAAAACATTGCAAGATTCAGAACATTGCAACACCAAATAACAGAAGATCACCATCTCTTAAAAAGATTCATAGGCTTGATTATATTTGAGTTGCACATTAGCCCCTAGAAATACAAGATACCAACACTACAGAATTTGGTGTCCCATataagaagcaaaagacagaaa
This window contains:
- the rrad.S gene encoding GTP-binding protein RAD; its protein translation is MTLNRSDRFKSLEKRRGSMPFTMHQQLHRRSMPVDDKELHGKTPASQLSSLVRCPSYNPSDEHRESWASDSSDSVISSGSDSEDHVYKVILLGEHGVGKSSLARIFGGVEDLHDVEEAGNTYDRSIVVDGEEACLLVFDIWEQDDNHWLHNQCMKMGDAYVIVYSVTDKTSFEKASELRIQLRRARQSEDIPIILVGNKSDLVRSREVSVEEGRACAVVFDCKFIETSASLHHNVKDLFEGIVRQVRLRKDSKEDNARRMASSKRRESIGKKAKRFLGKIVAKNNKKMAFKQKSKSCHDLSVL